Proteins from a genomic interval of Halomonas alkaliantarctica:
- a CDS encoding metal-dependent hydrolase yields the protein MDSVTQAALGATIGGVVLGRRLGRKAILIGAVLGTLPDLDVALDYGDAVANVTEHRGFSHSLFVLTGLATLLALLCARFAPAKDISLPRWWCFFALILLTHPLLDALTTYGTQLLWPLDLAPAAWPIIFIIDPLYTLPLLLTLGIALISQRVRKACTWGLAITSVYLVVAAGAKLAVEQRLAPVLAEQGLEEAPLLLQPTPFNIVLWRATVIDGDRYYESLISVFDGDRQPRLEPLIRNTELEMFALASQQGQRLTWFTGPFLRYETRQLDGKETLIATDIRLGFPGFHPFNFTLATLEDERWAPLAVSEQLESTRGIQMETLSRLAARAAGNTSALCASDFVAHEWRAERVIYRC from the coding sequence GTGGATTCAGTCACGCAAGCCGCACTTGGCGCAACCATTGGTGGAGTCGTACTGGGCCGACGCCTAGGCCGGAAGGCCATTCTCATCGGCGCCGTACTGGGCACCCTGCCCGATCTTGATGTAGCGTTGGATTATGGCGATGCCGTGGCCAATGTCACCGAGCATCGTGGTTTTAGCCATTCGCTTTTTGTACTCACAGGGCTAGCCACCCTATTGGCGCTGCTTTGCGCACGCTTTGCTCCCGCAAAGGATATTAGCCTGCCCCGCTGGTGGTGCTTTTTTGCGCTTATATTGCTTACCCATCCGCTGCTGGATGCGCTGACCACTTACGGTACCCAGTTGCTTTGGCCGCTTGATCTCGCTCCTGCCGCGTGGCCGATTATTTTTATTATCGATCCGCTCTATACGCTGCCGTTGTTACTCACCCTGGGGATCGCCTTGATCTCTCAACGGGTCCGTAAAGCCTGCACGTGGGGATTGGCCATCACCAGTGTTTATCTAGTGGTAGCAGCAGGTGCGAAGTTAGCGGTAGAGCAACGTCTTGCCCCAGTCCTTGCGGAGCAGGGGCTTGAAGAAGCTCCGCTGCTGTTACAGCCAACACCGTTTAACATTGTGTTATGGCGCGCCACAGTGATTGACGGCGACCGCTATTATGAAAGTCTAATCAGTGTGTTTGACGGCGACCGTCAACCGCGTCTTGAGCCGCTGATTCGTAACACTGAACTAGAAATGTTCGCTTTGGCCAGCCAGCAAGGGCAGCGCTTAACATGGTTTACGGGACCTTTCTTGCGCTACGAAACGCGGCAGTTGGATGGAAAAGAGACGCTGATCGCTACTGATATTCGACTCGGTTTCCCAGGTTTTCATCCGTTTAACTTTACACTGGCAACGTTAGAGGACGAACGCTGGGCGCCGCTTGCGGTCAGCGAGCAGCTGGAAAGTACCCGCGGCATTCAGATGGAAACGCTATCGCGTCTTGCTGCTCGTGCCGCAGGCAACACCTCGGCCCTGTGCGCCAGCGACTTTGTGGCACATGAATGGCGGGCCGAGCGTGTGATTTATCGCTGCTGA
- a CDS encoding MliC family protein has protein sequence MNTLKAWGGAIAAASLIVVLGGCAATPSTETNAANQATLDNRAPFLPSALFPGSAQAFDAWHCEPAQQHLVTATNANDLRLWSLHGAWQLPQAVVASGARYQDGEISFWNRGDKALVETPRGQLQCSLAEQRDALTRTDQPGVMFFGQGNEPGWTVALANDTPTLTMETNYGEERLQLPYMVSVMDNEAGRVVIENADVKPFFRVRIDAGACFDNMSGKPFPARVTLTYGGEQYSGCGQGIAP, from the coding sequence ATGAATACGTTAAAAGCATGGGGTGGGGCTATCGCCGCTGCCAGTTTAATAGTGGTGCTTGGGGGGTGTGCAGCGACGCCCTCCACAGAAACGAACGCCGCTAACCAAGCAACGCTGGATAACCGGGCGCCGTTTCTGCCATCGGCGCTTTTTCCTGGCTCTGCGCAGGCCTTTGATGCGTGGCACTGCGAGCCTGCTCAGCAGCACTTAGTCACCGCCACCAATGCCAACGATTTGCGCCTATGGTCGCTGCATGGCGCATGGCAACTGCCCCAAGCCGTCGTGGCTAGCGGCGCACGCTACCAAGATGGTGAGATCAGCTTCTGGAACCGGGGAGACAAGGCGTTAGTGGAAACGCCAAGAGGACAATTGCAGTGCTCGCTGGCCGAGCAGCGTGACGCCTTAACCCGCACTGACCAGCCCGGCGTGATGTTCTTTGGCCAGGGTAACGAACCGGGCTGGACGGTTGCCTTAGCGAATGACACGCCAACGCTGACGATGGAGACGAATTACGGGGAAGAGCGCCTTCAACTACCTTATATGGTTAGTGTGATGGACAATGAAGCGGGTCGGGTCGTAATTGAAAACGCCGACGTGAAGCCCTTTTTCCGCGTGCGTATCGACGCTGGAGCCTGTTTCGATAACATGAGCGGCAAGCCTTTCCCCGCTCGCGTTACGCTGACCTATGGTGGAGAGCAATATAGCGGCTGTGGCCAAGGTATTGCGCCCTAA
- the rho gene encoding transcription termination factor Rho, with protein sequence MNLTELKQKTVPELLDIAREMGIDNLARSRKQDIIFAILKKHAKSGEDIYGDGVLEILQDGFGFLRSADSSYLAGPDDIYISPSQIRRFNLRKGDSISGKIRPPKEGERYFALLKVSQINFDRPENAKHKILFENLTPLFPDDRMRMEIGNGSTEDLTARIIDLTAPIGKGQRGLLVSPPKAGKTLMLQNIATSITRNNPECHLIVLLIDERPEEVTEMSRTVRGEVVASTFDEPPARHVQVAEMVIEKAKRLVEHKKDVVILLDSITRLARAYNTVVPSSGKVLTGGVDAHALEKPKRFFGAARNIEEGGSLTIIATALVDTGSKMDEVIFEEFKGTGNMEAHLDRKLAERRVFPAINIRRSGTRREDLLASEDEMQRMWILRKLLNPMEDTAATEFLIDRLKDTKTNLEFFEAMKRR encoded by the coding sequence ATGAATCTCACTGAACTCAAGCAAAAAACCGTTCCCGAGCTCCTTGATATCGCCCGTGAAATGGGTATTGATAACTTGGCCCGTTCGCGCAAGCAGGACATCATTTTCGCCATCCTCAAGAAACACGCCAAAAGTGGCGAGGATATTTACGGCGACGGTGTGCTGGAAATTCTTCAGGATGGCTTCGGCTTCCTGCGTAGCGCTGACAGCTCCTATCTCGCCGGTCCCGACGATATCTACATATCGCCTTCGCAGATCCGCCGTTTCAATCTGCGCAAGGGTGACTCCATTTCCGGCAAAATCCGTCCACCGAAGGAGGGTGAGCGTTATTTCGCCCTGCTGAAGGTCAGTCAAATCAACTTTGACCGCCCGGAAAATGCCAAGCACAAGATCCTGTTTGAGAACTTGACGCCCCTGTTCCCAGACGATCGTATGCGTATGGAGATCGGTAACGGCTCCACGGAAGACCTTACCGCACGGATCATCGATCTAACCGCGCCGATCGGTAAAGGCCAACGTGGCTTGCTGGTATCGCCGCCCAAGGCGGGTAAAACGTTGATGTTGCAAAACATCGCGACCTCCATCACGCGCAACAACCCAGAGTGTCATCTGATCGTACTACTGATAGATGAGCGCCCTGAGGAAGTGACCGAAATGTCGCGCACCGTGCGTGGCGAAGTAGTGGCGTCGACTTTCGATGAGCCGCCTGCGCGTCACGTGCAAGTGGCTGAAATGGTAATCGAGAAAGCCAAGCGTTTGGTTGAGCACAAGAAAGACGTGGTCATCCTGCTTGACTCGATTACCCGCTTAGCGCGTGCTTACAATACCGTGGTACCGAGCTCCGGCAAAGTGCTCACCGGTGGTGTCGATGCCCACGCCCTTGAGAAGCCGAAACGCTTCTTTGGTGCGGCGCGTAACATCGAAGAGGGCGGCAGCCTGACGATTATCGCCACGGCGCTGGTCGATACTGGCTCCAAGATGGACGAAGTCATCTTCGAAGAGTTCAAGGGTACCGGCAACATGGAAGCCCACCTGGACCGTAAGCTGGCAGAGCGTCGCGTATTCCCGGCGATCAATATCCGTCGCAGTGGCACCCGTCGTGAAGACCTGTTGGCCTCTGAAGATGAAATGCAGCGCATGTGGATTCTGCGCAAGTTGCTCAATCCGATGGAAGACACCGCTGCCACTGAATTCCTGATTGACCGTCTGAAAGATACCAAGACCAATCTGGAGTTCTTTGAAGCGATGAAGCGCCGCTAG
- a CDS encoding META domain-containing protein codes for MTTKGWRLLPLLASAALLLSACSSSPGPSTSPQSGPSDASLSGAIVDQRWNLLLVGTDERLSMPETPFFQISKEGKVSGHDGCNRFTGEVKLGENQRIEFSPLATTRMACPQMADAKRVTDMMETAYRYLIDHDRLVFFGPDSRVLGGWREGN; via the coding sequence ATGACCACGAAAGGTTGGCGTTTACTGCCACTGCTCGCTTCCGCTGCGCTACTGTTAAGTGCTTGTAGCAGTTCGCCAGGGCCAAGCACTTCGCCGCAATCAGGGCCGAGTGACGCCTCGCTTTCAGGCGCTATCGTCGACCAACGTTGGAATTTATTGCTGGTGGGGACCGATGAGCGGCTCTCCATGCCGGAAACGCCTTTTTTCCAGATTTCAAAAGAGGGCAAAGTGAGCGGCCACGACGGCTGTAACCGCTTTACTGGCGAAGTAAAACTCGGTGAGAACCAACGTATTGAGTTTAGCCCGTTAGCCACCACCCGCATGGCGTGCCCGCAAATGGCCGATGCCAAGCGGGTCACCGATATGATGGAGACCGCTTATCGGTATTTGATCGACCATGATCGGTTGGTGTTCTTTGGTCCGGATAGTCGGGTTTTAGGCGGCTGGCGCGAAGGTAACTGA
- a CDS encoding FAD-dependent oxidoreductase, with protein MSMQQLLLMGAGHAHAFVLEAFAKQPEPSIAVTVVSDSPLAAYSGSVPAWLAGECTLRETQIDVAALCQRANARLILSPAKMIDPQERCVTLANGERVNFDVASVNIGSTLAPPPLNGENLPKLLAMRPLSSLHQRWQALKNDISHLPSGGAQRVVGVGGGAAGCETLMSVLGQLRKQRPDIVWQGHLLSASNALLPDAGRVPRWLMRRALSQAGITVHVEQRGETLIEGGVTTQNGKRIDADIVLWATGAVGHPWLAGTDLPLDQHGFIRVDNKLEVTGQPNMFAAGDCAAFTPALPNAGVYAVRMGQHLADNLRRACYDKTLLPWQPPKRVLALIGTGDGRAIASRGGFGVSGKWVWQWKKRIDARFIARFNPPFED; from the coding sequence ATGTCCATGCAGCAATTATTACTCATGGGTGCGGGCCATGCCCACGCCTTTGTACTCGAAGCCTTCGCCAAACAGCCTGAACCAAGCATTGCGGTTACCGTGGTGAGTGATAGTCCTTTAGCAGCATACTCCGGCAGTGTACCCGCATGGTTAGCGGGAGAGTGTACGTTACGCGAGACACAGATTGACGTCGCAGCATTGTGCCAAAGAGCCAACGCTCGGCTAATTCTTTCCCCAGCGAAAATGATCGACCCCCAGGAACGTTGCGTAACGCTGGCGAATGGCGAGCGCGTTAATTTTGATGTGGCCTCCGTCAATATCGGCTCGACCCTGGCGCCTCCTCCGCTAAACGGAGAGAACCTACCCAAGCTACTCGCCATGCGGCCATTGAGTAGTCTGCATCAACGCTGGCAGGCGCTGAAAAATGACATTAGCCACTTACCCAGCGGCGGTGCCCAACGGGTGGTGGGCGTCGGAGGGGGCGCCGCTGGCTGTGAGACACTGATGAGCGTGCTGGGCCAGCTGCGCAAACAGCGCCCGGATATTGTCTGGCAGGGGCATTTGCTCAGCGCGTCTAACGCGTTATTGCCCGATGCCGGGCGCGTGCCACGCTGGCTAATGCGACGCGCGCTGTCACAGGCAGGTATTACCGTTCACGTTGAACAACGCGGCGAAACACTGATTGAAGGCGGAGTAACAACCCAGAACGGTAAACGCATCGATGCGGACATCGTTCTGTGGGCAACGGGGGCTGTCGGTCATCCATGGCTGGCGGGGACTGATCTGCCGTTGGATCAACACGGTTTTATCCGCGTAGACAACAAGCTGGAGGTCACCGGCCAACCGAATATGTTTGCCGCTGGCGACTGCGCAGCATTTACCCCAGCGCTACCAAATGCAGGAGTGTATGCAGTGCGCATGGGGCAACACTTAGCGGACAACCTCCGCCGCGCCTGCTACGACAAAACGTTACTCCCCTGGCAGCCGCCCAAACGCGTATTGGCACTGATTGGCACCGGCGACGGCCGCGCGATTGCCAGCCGGGGAGGCTTTGGGGTATCCGGAAAATGGGTATGGCAATGGAAAAAGCGGATTGATGCGCGCTTTATCGCCCGCTTCAATCCGCCTTTTGAAGACTAA
- a CDS encoding 3-deoxy-7-phosphoheptulonate synthase, with protein MNAPVSPVINKTVVTNAHATARLTPAAPESVAKRLPTPAELRQRIALSDPLIEQIARQRHAVQQILSGHDDRLLVVVGPCSVHDPDAALEYADRLAALSEEVSERILPVMRVYVEKPRTTVGWKGLAYDPDLDGSGDMPRGLALSRELMHAVAARGLPVATELLQPMLAPYVDDLLSWVAIGARTTESQLHRELASDLSAAVGFKNATSGDVQVAIDAMSAAAHPHQRFAVDPQGYPIVQQTAGNPHTHVVLRGGHGEPNYQAQHVRAATTALRNAGQNPRLMVDCSHANARKDHRRQSEVMLDVLAQRQAGEANLVALMLESHLFEGKQPLKPGAMRYGVSVTDACVGWETTEHLLKTAADRLA; from the coding sequence ATGAATGCGCCTGTCAGCCCTGTTATTAATAAAACTGTTGTAACCAATGCCCACGCTACTGCTCGACTAACGCCTGCAGCGCCTGAGTCAGTTGCCAAGCGGCTGCCTACCCCCGCCGAGCTCCGGCAACGTATTGCGTTAAGCGATCCGCTTATTGAGCAAATTGCCCGTCAGCGCCACGCCGTACAGCAAATTTTGAGTGGTCACGATGATCGCCTGCTTGTTGTCGTTGGCCCTTGCTCCGTTCACGATCCCGATGCAGCGCTGGAGTACGCGGATCGCCTGGCTGCCCTAAGCGAAGAGGTCAGCGAACGTATTTTGCCGGTCATGCGTGTCTACGTTGAGAAACCGCGCACCACCGTGGGCTGGAAAGGGCTGGCTTACGATCCAGATTTGGATGGTAGCGGCGATATGCCCCGTGGTTTGGCGCTCTCTCGTGAACTGATGCATGCCGTCGCTGCTCGCGGCCTGCCGGTGGCTACCGAGCTCCTACAGCCGATGTTGGCGCCCTATGTAGACGATTTGCTGAGCTGGGTAGCCATTGGTGCGCGCACCACCGAGTCGCAACTGCACCGTGAGCTGGCCAGCGATTTGTCAGCGGCAGTGGGGTTCAAAAATGCCACCAGTGGCGATGTACAAGTGGCTATCGATGCCATGAGTGCGGCGGCCCATCCGCACCAGCGTTTCGCGGTAGACCCGCAAGGTTACCCAATCGTCCAGCAAACGGCAGGCAACCCGCACACCCACGTAGTGCTGCGTGGCGGGCACGGCGAGCCGAACTATCAGGCACAACACGTACGTGCGGCAACCACCGCGCTGCGTAATGCCGGGCAAAACCCGCGGCTCATGGTGGATTGCAGCCATGCCAATGCGCGTAAAGACCATCGCCGCCAGAGTGAAGTAATGCTGGATGTATTGGCGCAGCGTCAGGCAGGAGAAGCCAACCTGGTCGCGCTGATGCTGGAAAGCCACCTGTTCGAAGGCAAGCAGCCGCTAAAACCTGGCGCGATGCGCTACGGCGTATCCGTCACCGACGCCTGCGTGGGCTGGGAAACGACCGAACACTTACTCAAAACGGCTGCAGATCGCTTGGCGTAG
- a CDS encoding GGDEF domain-containing protein, translating into MSGTLSPSVQNLDNLCLKLALLCGSKTPFELFELLAKTLHALTQGQPVVLYRRLSTGNLRLAYCYPLESTLASHHALLSIHCYDDLAASELQLYELKGEHEVWGYIGHSPAAYAGPGKWIQLLIDIASQRLRLLKAERMATRQLGLKSRRRLLSRDIKRLTSIDDILQHHGASWCDIFQAEGIALAYQGDLHCFGKSPSRPQIFHQLQQLKQYNAQDEIAELNGSCQGGLAAQLSVANASLGWLVLFRQQPLLPALVADTTLQDVLSYWMPLEASMMIELADDLAVAITAQEVVRLNRQLTKTNQRLEGLAHTDPLTKCWNRYYTELVIEDLIHSSVSFALLMFDIDDFKNINDTYGHATGDDILRDMAQLVQETLRHEDHLGRWGGEEFVIISKGLNQDASLKLANRLCHNVEQHAFNIAGTLTISIGLTLVQPDDRPRQLFERADQGMYLAKMAGKNQVFVC; encoded by the coding sequence ATGAGTGGCACACTATCTCCATCGGTGCAAAATCTCGACAATCTGTGCCTTAAGCTGGCCTTGCTATGCGGCTCGAAAACCCCTTTTGAGCTTTTTGAACTGCTGGCTAAAACGCTACATGCGCTTACCCAGGGTCAACCAGTGGTACTTTATCGCCGATTGAGCACAGGCAACCTTCGTTTGGCCTACTGCTATCCACTGGAAAGCACACTCGCCTCTCATCACGCGCTGCTCTCTATTCATTGTTACGACGACCTAGCCGCCTCAGAGCTGCAACTGTATGAGCTAAAGGGCGAACATGAAGTGTGGGGGTATATTGGGCATTCACCTGCCGCCTACGCAGGGCCTGGCAAGTGGATCCAACTACTCATTGATATTGCTTCCCAACGCTTACGCTTGTTAAAAGCGGAACGTATGGCCACCCGCCAGCTAGGTTTAAAGTCGCGCCGCAGATTGCTATCCAGAGATATTAAACGACTGACTTCCATTGATGATATTTTGCAGCATCATGGCGCTAGCTGGTGCGATATTTTTCAGGCCGAAGGCATTGCGCTGGCTTATCAGGGCGATCTCCACTGCTTTGGCAAATCCCCCTCCAGGCCCCAGATATTTCATCAGTTACAGCAGTTGAAACAGTACAACGCTCAAGACGAGATTGCCGAGCTAAACGGGAGCTGCCAAGGCGGTCTGGCGGCCCAGCTCAGCGTCGCGAATGCCTCGTTAGGCTGGTTAGTGCTGTTTCGCCAACAGCCGCTCCTCCCCGCTCTGGTGGCTGATACAACGCTTCAAGACGTCTTGAGTTATTGGATGCCGCTGGAAGCCTCTATGATGATTGAGCTGGCCGACGATTTAGCCGTGGCTATAACGGCCCAGGAGGTTGTTCGCCTCAATCGCCAGTTAACCAAGACCAATCAACGTCTCGAGGGCCTGGCCCATACCGACCCCTTAACAAAGTGCTGGAACCGCTACTACACAGAGCTTGTGATTGAGGATTTGATCCATTCGTCAGTCAGTTTTGCCCTGTTGATGTTTGATATTGATGATTTTAAAAATATTAACGATACCTATGGGCACGCAACTGGCGATGATATCTTGCGTGATATGGCTCAGTTAGTGCAGGAAACGTTGAGACATGAGGATCACCTTGGGCGCTGGGGAGGCGAAGAATTCGTCATCATATCCAAGGGTCTAAACCAGGACGCCAGTCTAAAGCTGGCTAACCGGCTCTGCCACAACGTGGAGCAACACGCCTTCAATATCGCTGGCACTTTAACAATCAGTATCGGCCTGACCCTTGTCCAGCCCGACGACCGGCCCCGTCAGTTATTTGAGCGGGCGGATCAAGGTATGTATCTGGCTAAAATGGCGGGTAAAAACCAAGTCTTTGTCTGTTAA
- a CDS encoding FAD-binding oxidoreductase, whose protein sequence is MSARTLTCQVTEVENLSPDVFGVTLTGRAEAMQHAPGQYLELKLDDTTWVPFSIASADRRDGVIELHIQHWPERDNSARLRELLQVANQLTLRLPGGECVLDRESERPLLLIAAGTGFSQMKAIVEAVLHEQPQRDISLWWAAREHRDLYLEQLASLWAQTHNNVCFHAVTESPLEEPLAAGERITHHLGRIDQVLKTADITPDTHDVYISGSPNMVYACLDVLDTKGMKLERVFSDVFAYAPRST, encoded by the coding sequence ATGAGTGCAAGGACGTTGACTTGCCAAGTCACCGAGGTTGAGAACTTAAGCCCCGATGTGTTTGGTGTGACGCTAACCGGGCGCGCCGAAGCCATGCAGCACGCGCCGGGGCAATATTTAGAGCTTAAATTGGACGACACCACCTGGGTGCCGTTTTCGATTGCCAGTGCAGATCGTAGAGACGGGGTTATCGAGCTGCATATTCAACACTGGCCGGAACGGGATAACTCAGCGCGGCTGCGTGAGCTACTGCAGGTAGCCAATCAGCTCACGCTGCGTTTGCCCGGCGGTGAGTGCGTGCTTGATCGCGAGAGCGAAAGGCCGCTGCTGCTGATTGCAGCAGGAACCGGTTTTTCCCAGATGAAAGCCATTGTCGAAGCGGTACTGCATGAACAGCCACAACGAGATATTTCGCTGTGGTGGGCCGCTCGGGAACACCGCGACCTCTATTTGGAACAGTTGGCCAGCCTGTGGGCGCAAACCCACAACAATGTCTGCTTTCATGCGGTAACCGAATCGCCCTTGGAAGAACCGTTAGCAGCGGGCGAGCGGATCACCCATCACCTGGGGCGTATTGATCAGGTGTTGAAAACCGCAGATATCACGCCAGATACCCATGATGTTTATATCTCGGGTTCGCCCAACATGGTCTACGCTTGCCTGGATGTGCTCGACACAAAAGGCATGAAGCTTGAGCGGGTGTTTTCGGATGTGTTTGCCTACGCACCCCGTTCTACTTAA
- a CDS encoding DUF3087 family protein, translating into MVFTLEHHDPETYRRKARMISFAMAGQLIIFGLLFSMLLTSTFGSSLWLNALGVLLGLLATSALFAVLRERPWMTEVRYVWQLKHHLSQVSGYLSQLRKAVEENNRTALDLLTFYHQGMAQLAELNGRTTDDDAERLAEKMQVKIKREELGLPPQVESIDTHDLQAFKRG; encoded by the coding sequence ATGGTATTTACCCTAGAACATCACGACCCCGAGACTTACCGCCGCAAAGCCCGCATGATCAGCTTTGCCATGGCGGGGCAACTGATTATTTTCGGCCTCCTGTTCTCAATGCTCCTTACCTCCACCTTTGGCAGCAGCCTATGGCTCAATGCCCTAGGCGTGCTACTTGGGCTATTGGCCACCAGCGCGCTATTTGCTGTGCTGCGTGAACGACCCTGGATGACGGAGGTGCGCTACGTCTGGCAGCTCAAACATCATTTGTCACAAGTCAGTGGCTATCTTTCGCAACTGCGTAAAGCGGTGGAAGAGAACAATCGCACGGCGCTGGATCTGCTCACTTTCTATCACCAGGGCATGGCGCAGTTGGCGGAGCTTAATGGGCGCACCACCGATGACGACGCCGAACGGCTAGCGGAAAAAATGCAGGTTAAAATCAAGCGCGAAGAGCTAGGGTTGCCCCCGCAGGTGGAAAGTATCGATACGCATGATCTGCAGGCGTTCAAACGTGGGTAA
- the gloA gene encoding lactoylglutathione lyase has translation MQYLHTMVRVSDLDASLRFYCDLLGLKEVRRKENEKGRFTLVFLAAPEDEPRSERLTAPELELTYNWDPEEYTGGRNFGHLAYRVDDIYALCQHLQDNGVTINRPPRDGHMAFVKSPDGISVELLQKGDALAPQEPWASMENTGSW, from the coding sequence ATGCAATATCTACATACCATGGTGCGTGTTAGTGACCTAGATGCTTCACTGCGCTTTTATTGCGACCTGCTGGGTCTTAAAGAAGTACGCCGTAAAGAGAATGAGAAAGGACGCTTCACCCTGGTGTTTCTGGCCGCACCAGAAGATGAGCCACGCTCAGAGCGGCTGACGGCTCCAGAGCTTGAACTGACGTATAACTGGGATCCGGAAGAGTACACAGGCGGGCGTAACTTTGGCCACCTAGCCTACCGGGTGGATGACATTTATGCGCTCTGCCAGCACCTGCAGGACAATGGCGTGACAATTAATCGCCCACCTCGTGATGGCCATATGGCGTTTGTTAAATCACCGGATGGAATCTCTGTGGAGCTGCTGCAGAAAGGCGATGCCCTGGCACCGCAAGAGCCATGGGCCTCCATGGAAAACACCGGTAGCTGGTAA
- the ubiD gene encoding 4-hydroxy-3-polyprenylbenzoate decarboxylase: protein MKYKDLREFIAALEAQGELKRIHVEVDPYLEITEICDRTLRAGGPALLFENVKGHDMPLLGNLFGTPKRVALGMGQDSVEALREVGKLLAFLKEPDPPKGLKDAWDKLPIFKQVLSMGPKNVKHAPVQEVVYEDDEVDLGLLPIQHCWPGDAAPLVTWPLVITKGPNKKRQNLGIYRQQKIGKNRLIMRWLSHRGGALDFLEFQKAHPGEPFPVAVALGADPATILGAVTPVPDSLSEYAFAGLLRGSRTELVKCGHADLDVPASSEIILEGFIYPDDMAAEGPFGDHTGYYNEVDHFPVFTITRMTMRRDAIYHSTYTGRPPDEPAILGVALNEVFVPILCKQFPEIVDFYLPPEGCSYRMAVVTMKKQYPGHAKRVMMGVWSFLRQFMYTKFVIVLDDDVDARNWEDVIWAITTRMDPARDTVMVENTPIDYLDFASPVSGLGSKMGLDATNKWPGETDREWGTPIVMDDAVKARVDERWEALGIDLELPPARH, encoded by the coding sequence TTGAAGTATAAAGACTTGCGTGAGTTCATCGCGGCACTTGAAGCCCAGGGTGAACTCAAGCGTATCCATGTCGAAGTCGATCCTTACCTGGAAATCACCGAAATTTGCGACCGCACGCTGCGTGCCGGTGGCCCGGCGTTGCTGTTTGAAAACGTCAAAGGCCACGACATGCCATTGCTGGGCAACCTGTTTGGCACCCCCAAACGGGTTGCGCTGGGCATGGGTCAAGACTCGGTAGAAGCCCTCAGAGAAGTGGGCAAGCTGTTGGCGTTTCTCAAAGAGCCTGATCCCCCCAAAGGCTTGAAGGATGCCTGGGACAAGCTGCCGATCTTCAAGCAAGTGCTCAGCATGGGGCCGAAAAACGTCAAGCATGCGCCGGTACAGGAAGTGGTGTATGAAGACGACGAGGTCGATCTCGGCCTGCTGCCGATTCAGCACTGCTGGCCTGGCGATGCGGCACCCCTGGTCACTTGGCCACTGGTGATTACCAAAGGGCCGAACAAGAAGCGCCAGAATCTAGGGATTTACCGTCAGCAGAAGATTGGTAAGAACCGCCTGATCATGCGCTGGCTCTCCCATCGTGGCGGCGCGTTGGATTTTCTGGAGTTCCAGAAAGCCCACCCAGGCGAACCTTTCCCGGTTGCGGTGGCGCTTGGCGCCGACCCGGCGACGATTCTGGGCGCCGTTACCCCAGTACCAGATTCGCTCTCAGAATATGCCTTTGCGGGCCTACTGCGCGGTTCGCGTACTGAGCTGGTGAAGTGTGGACACGCCGACCTTGATGTTCCCGCGTCCAGCGAGATTATCCTCGAAGGCTTTATCTATCCGGATGATATGGCAGCGGAAGGCCCCTTTGGTGACCACACCGGTTACTACAATGAGGTCGACCACTTCCCAGTGTTTACCATCACGCGGATGACCATGCGCCGTGATGCGATCTATCACTCGACCTATACGGGGCGTCCGCCGGATGAACCGGCGATTCTCGGCGTGGCGCTTAACGAAGTGTTTGTGCCCATTCTGTGTAAGCAGTTTCCCGAAATTGTCGACTTCTACCTGCCACCGGAAGGCTGCTCTTACCGCATGGCGGTGGTCACTATGAAGAAGCAGTACCCCGGCCACGCCAAGCGCGTGATGATGGGGGTATGGAGCTTTCTGCGTCAGTTTATGTACACCAAGTTTGTGATTGTGCTGGATGACGACGTGGACGCACGCAATTGGGAAGATGTGATCTGGGCGATCACCACCCGGATGGATCCCGCGCGGGATACCGTGATGGTCGAAAATACGCCCATTGATTATCTCGATTTTGCTTCGCCGGTCTCAGGCCTGGGCTCGAAAATGGGGCTAGATGCCACCAATAAGTGGCCGGGCGAAACTGACCGTGAATGGGGCACCCCGATTGTAATGGACGATGCCGTTAAAGCGCGCGTGGATGAACGCTGGGAAGCGCTGGGTATCGACCTTGAGTTGCCGCCCGCTCGACACTGA